A window of the Amycolatopsis solani genome harbors these coding sequences:
- a CDS encoding dienelactone hydrolase family protein, translated as MASKPKQLLAELTHPGPHEVLRGNLALVGLPGVVFTPRAGLGLPAVAFGHGWLQPPERYRELLRHLASWGIVAAAPATQRGPLPSHRLLAADLLTALDVVTTVRLGPDGISVDPGKLGLAGHSTGGGSAVLAAAQDAVAEKPRIRAVATITAAQTLPPAHEAAKAITVPGMHLAADGDLVAPAVGHAEAIATSWGGDDVQLRLLGKASHLGVTEGKHWSQLIMHGKPHRGTQQLTRALFTAFFLTHLTGTDKYRPLLEADVKRAPIEREEEPAAQ; from the coding sequence ATGGCCAGCAAGCCCAAGCAGCTGCTCGCGGAGTTGACGCACCCCGGTCCGCACGAGGTCCTGCGGGGCAACCTCGCCCTGGTCGGGCTGCCCGGTGTCGTCTTCACCCCCCGGGCCGGTCTCGGTCTTCCCGCCGTTGCCTTCGGGCACGGGTGGCTGCAGCCGCCTGAGCGGTACCGGGAGTTGCTGCGGCACCTCGCCAGCTGGGGCATCGTCGCCGCCGCGCCGGCTACCCAGCGCGGTCCGCTGCCGTCGCATCGGTTGCTGGCCGCCGATCTGCTGACCGCCCTCGACGTCGTCACCACCGTGCGGCTCGGGCCGGACGGCATCAGCGTGGATCCCGGCAAGCTCGGGCTCGCCGGGCACTCGACCGGGGGTGGCTCCGCCGTGCTCGCCGCCGCGCAGGACGCCGTGGCCGAGAAGCCGCGGATCCGGGCCGTCGCCACCATCACCGCCGCGCAGACGCTGCCGCCGGCGCACGAGGCCGCCAAGGCCATCACCGTGCCCGGGATGCACCTCGCCGCGGACGGGGACCTCGTCGCGCCCGCGGTCGGGCACGCCGAAGCCATCGCCACCAGCTGGGGCGGGGACGACGTCCAGCTGCGGCTGCTCGGCAAGGCGTCGCACCTGGGAGTCACCGAGGGCAAGCACTGGTCGCAGCTGATCATGCACGGCAAGCCGCACCGCGGGACGCAGCAGCTGACCCGGGCGCTGTTCACCGCCTTCTTCCTGACGCACCTGACCGGCACCGACAAGTACCGGCCCTTGCTCGAAGCGGACGTCAAGCGCGCCCCCATCGAGCGCGAGGAAGAACCCGCCGCGCAGTGA
- a CDS encoding acyl carrier protein: protein MADPGTYVDEIRRTICFALEIPPERLTESTPFDELGMTSRQRIQLLSRVEVTYGVSVDLDELDRLVDIRGVAEVISEAVAAQRPTG from the coding sequence ATGGCTGACCCGGGCACCTACGTCGACGAGATCAGGCGGACCATCTGCTTCGCGCTGGAGATCCCGCCGGAGCGGCTGACGGAGTCGACGCCGTTCGACGAGCTCGGCATGACCTCCCGGCAGCGGATCCAGCTGCTCTCACGCGTCGAGGTGACCTACGGCGTCTCGGTCGACCTCGACGAGCTCGACCGGCTCGTGGACATCCGCGGCGTCGCCGAGGTGATCTCCGAGGCGGTCGCCGCGCAACGCCCGACCGGGTGA
- a CDS encoding fatty acyl-AMP ligase codes for MPPAAVPDEVLATPFTDHLLRNAAEDRPAFTCLTFPGPVEHTLTWPQVLGRVRGVARELKRHTRPGDRVAIVARQDLQYVVAFLGTLYAGLVAVPLSVPTGRTHAARIESAFADARPAVCLTSKKLLEKTASLAGRPDVVLAIEDIGPDDAEPPTGVAMADPAYLQYTSGSTRRPAAAVISHRALVASCWQTTRCYRADASTPLAGWVPFFHDMGLVLLIATPVFLGSRSVFFTPMEFVRDPLRWIRLLAAHPGAVTAAPNFAFDLAAEAAGELEPVDLSLVNSVLNGSEPVRAATVEAFERAFAPFGLPRAAHKPCYGLAEATVFVTSTGDEGPTVTTSGLVSAGRPYGQRIRIVDAETGELRPDGETGEIQVSGPNVADRYWGQETPLADGGWLATGDLGFVHDGLLYVTGRLKDLIIVDGRNHYPQDIEATVEAAHPAVRAGRVAAFAVEEADGEGVAVVAGSTSADESVAQAVRRAVSAGHDLPLRALWLVPPGAVPRTSSGKVARAAARDRWWGENGRHG; via the coding sequence GTGCCGCCCGCAGCCGTCCCGGACGAGGTCCTGGCCACGCCGTTCACGGACCACCTGCTCCGCAACGCCGCCGAGGACCGCCCGGCCTTCACCTGCCTGACCTTCCCCGGCCCGGTCGAGCACACGCTCACCTGGCCGCAGGTGCTCGGCCGCGTCCGCGGTGTCGCCCGCGAGCTCAAGCGGCACACCCGGCCGGGTGACCGCGTGGCGATCGTCGCCCGCCAGGACCTCCAGTACGTCGTCGCCTTCCTCGGCACGCTCTACGCCGGTCTCGTCGCGGTGCCGTTGTCGGTCCCGACCGGCCGCACCCACGCCGCCCGGATCGAGTCGGCCTTCGCCGACGCCCGGCCTGCGGTGTGCCTGACCTCGAAGAAGCTGCTGGAGAAGACCGCGTCGCTGGCCGGACGGCCCGACGTCGTGCTCGCGATCGAGGACATCGGGCCCGACGACGCCGAGCCGCCCACGGGCGTGGCGATGGCCGACCCGGCCTACCTGCAGTACACGTCGGGCTCGACGCGCCGCCCGGCCGCCGCGGTGATCTCCCACCGCGCGCTGGTGGCCAGCTGCTGGCAGACCACCCGCTGCTACCGCGCCGACGCGTCGACGCCGCTGGCCGGCTGGGTCCCGTTCTTCCACGACATGGGTCTGGTCCTGCTCATCGCCACGCCGGTCTTCCTCGGCTCCCGGTCGGTGTTCTTCACGCCGATGGAGTTCGTCCGCGACCCGCTGCGCTGGATCCGCCTGCTGGCCGCCCACCCCGGCGCGGTCACGGCCGCGCCGAACTTCGCCTTCGACCTGGCCGCCGAGGCGGCGGGGGAGCTGGAGCCCGTCGACCTCTCGCTCGTCAATTCGGTGCTCAACGGCAGCGAGCCCGTCCGCGCCGCGACCGTCGAAGCGTTCGAGCGCGCTTTCGCGCCGTTCGGGCTGCCGCGCGCGGCGCACAAGCCGTGCTACGGGCTGGCCGAGGCGACGGTCTTCGTCACGAGCACCGGCGACGAGGGCCCGACCGTGACGACGTCCGGCCTCGTGTCCGCGGGGCGGCCGTACGGGCAGCGGATCCGCATCGTCGACGCGGAGACCGGCGAACTCCGGCCGGACGGCGAGACCGGCGAGATCCAGGTGTCCGGGCCGAACGTCGCCGACCGCTACTGGGGTCAGGAGACGCCCTTGGCGGACGGCGGCTGGCTGGCCACCGGCGACCTCGGCTTCGTCCACGATGGACTGCTGTACGTCACCGGCCGGCTCAAGGACCTGATCATCGTCGACGGCCGCAACCACTACCCGCAGGACATCGAGGCCACCGTCGAGGCCGCGCACCCGGCGGTCCGGGCGGGCCGGGTCGCCGCGTTCGCGGTCGAGGAGGCGGACGGCGAAGGGGTCGCGGTCGTCGCCGGCAGCACCTCGGCGGACGAGTCCGTGGCGCAGGCCGTGCGCCGGGCCGTTTCGGCGGGGCACGACCTGCCGCTGCGCGCCCTGTGGCTGGTCCCGCCGGGCGCGGTGCCGCGGACCTCCAGCGGCAAGGTGGCCCGCGCCGCGGCCCGCGACCGCTGGTGGGGCGAGAATGGGCGGCATGGCTGA
- a CDS encoding cytochrome P450 translates to MDQFEEHGIRVVTGRDASARALRAPDLTSDPGGGSPSVLLRDGEGHTRLRGVLREIIARLEPLPAPVLAGIEAVVAGLGPAFDLVRDFARPIAASVTSAVLGLPLDDAFLDRLEATTANLDVFGGTDRAGQAAAFRLAVQLSRTPAGPGGLTALRDAHAAGRLDEDELMFNPVVLAHAAYENSLNFLACAGLALATSGPRTVRELVAEICPARYVLRFGPDGPVAVSLADGLPFGLGRHACPGSGVALAEGEVALGALARHLTPGCHVTDVRWKTHPVFHGLASAQVVVSV, encoded by the coding sequence ATGGACCAGTTCGAAGAGCACGGGATCCGCGTCGTCACCGGACGCGACGCGAGCGCGCGGGCCCTGCGCGCGCCGGACCTGACGTCGGATCCCGGTGGCGGCTCGCCCAGCGTGCTGCTGCGCGACGGTGAGGGCCACACGCGGCTGCGCGGGGTGCTGCGGGAGATCATCGCTCGCCTGGAGCCGCTGCCGGCGCCGGTGCTCGCCGGGATCGAGGCCGTGGTGGCGGGGCTGGGACCGGCGTTCGACCTGGTGCGCGACTTCGCGCGGCCGATCGCGGCCTCGGTGACGTCGGCGGTGCTGGGCCTTCCCCTCGACGACGCCTTCCTGGACCGCCTGGAGGCCACGACGGCGAACCTCGACGTCTTCGGCGGCACGGACCGGGCCGGGCAGGCGGCCGCGTTCCGGCTCGCGGTGCAGCTCAGCCGCACTCCGGCCGGGCCGGGTGGCCTGACGGCGCTGCGGGACGCGCACGCGGCCGGGCGGCTCGACGAAGACGAGCTGATGTTCAACCCGGTCGTGCTCGCGCACGCCGCGTACGAGAACTCGCTGAACTTCCTGGCGTGCGCCGGGCTGGCGCTGGCCACTTCGGGGCCGCGGACCGTGCGCGAGCTGGTGGCGGAGATCTGCCCGGCCCGGTACGTCCTGCGCTTCGGGCCGGACGGCCCGGTGGCCGTCTCCCTGGCCGACGGCCTGCCGTTCGGCCTGGGCCGCCACGCGTGCCCGGGTTCCGGAGTGGCGCTGGCCGAAGGCGAGGTCGCGCTGGGAGCGCTGGCCAGGCACCTCACGCCCGGCTGCCACGTCACCGACGTCCGCTGGAAGACCCACCCGGTGTTCCACGGCCTGGCCTCGGCGCAAGTGGTCGTGAGTGTTTAG
- the glmM gene encoding phosphoglucosamine mutase, which translates to MARLFGTDGVRGLANAELTPELALAVAASAARVLAAHDRSHRPVAVVGRDPRASGEMLEAAVVAGLTSAGADVRLVGVLPTPAVAYLVGALEADLGVMISASHNPMPDNGIKLFAAGGHKLPDGIEDEIEAGLADGKVRPTGTGVGRVTTIDDALDRYAAHLLGATPHSLTGLKVVVDCANGASSAAAPEVYRRAGAEVVALHADPDGVNINEHCGSNHPEKLREAVVKHGADLGIAHDGDADRCVAVDSAGELIDGDQIMAVLALALAESGELTKDTLVATVMSNLGLHLAMKANGVNVVTTAVGDRYVLEELRASGFALGGEQSGHVVLPAHATTGDGLLTALRLMSRMAETGKSLADLAAVMNRLPQVLVNVRVADKAAVAGSSEVRDAVGAVEAELGEEGRVLLRPSGTEQLVRVMVEAPAQATAQAAADRLAGVVSAVS; encoded by the coding sequence ATGGCACGCCTGTTCGGTACCGACGGGGTTCGTGGCCTGGCCAACGCCGAGCTGACGCCGGAGCTGGCGCTCGCGGTGGCGGCCAGCGCCGCCCGGGTGCTCGCCGCGCACGACCGCTCGCACCGGCCGGTCGCGGTCGTCGGCCGTGACCCGCGCGCCAGCGGCGAGATGCTCGAAGCCGCGGTGGTGGCGGGCCTCACGTCCGCCGGGGCCGATGTCCGCCTGGTCGGCGTCCTGCCCACGCCCGCGGTCGCGTACCTGGTCGGCGCGCTCGAGGCCGACCTCGGCGTGATGATCTCCGCGTCGCACAACCCGATGCCGGACAACGGCATCAAGCTCTTCGCCGCGGGCGGGCACAAGCTCCCCGACGGCATCGAGGACGAGATCGAGGCCGGCCTTGCCGACGGCAAGGTCCGCCCGACCGGTACCGGCGTCGGGCGCGTCACGACCATCGACGACGCGCTCGACCGCTACGCCGCCCACCTGCTCGGCGCGACCCCGCACTCGCTCACCGGGCTGAAGGTCGTCGTCGACTGCGCGAACGGCGCTTCGTCCGCCGCGGCGCCCGAGGTCTACCGCCGCGCCGGCGCCGAAGTGGTCGCGCTGCACGCCGACCCGGACGGCGTCAACATCAACGAGCACTGCGGCTCCAACCACCCCGAGAAGCTGCGCGAGGCGGTCGTCAAGCACGGCGCCGACCTCGGCATCGCGCACGACGGCGACGCCGACCGCTGCGTGGCCGTCGACTCCGCCGGCGAGCTGATCGACGGTGACCAGATCATGGCGGTGCTGGCGCTCGCGCTGGCCGAGTCCGGCGAGCTGACCAAGGACACGCTGGTCGCGACCGTGATGAGCAACCTCGGCCTGCACCTGGCGATGAAGGCCAACGGCGTCAACGTCGTGACGACGGCGGTCGGTGACCGGTACGTCCTCGAAGAGCTCCGCGCCAGCGGCTTCGCCCTCGGCGGCGAGCAGTCCGGCCACGTCGTGCTCCCGGCCCACGCCACCACCGGCGACGGCCTGCTGACGGCGTTGCGCCTGATGAGCCGCATGGCCGAGACGGGCAAGTCCCTCGCCGACCTCGCCGCCGTGATGAACCGGCTGCCGCAGGTCCTGGTGAACGTCCGCGTCGCGGACAAGGCCGCGGTCGCCGGCTCGTCCGAGGTCCGCGACGCCGTCGGCGCGGTCGAAGCCGAGCTGGGCGAGGAGGGCCGGGTGCTGCTGCGCCCGTCCGGCACCGAGCAGCTGGTCCGCGTGATGGTCGAGGCCCCGGCCCAGGCCACCGCCCAGGCGGCGGCCGACCGCCTGGCCGGCGTGGTCTCCGCCGTCTCGTAA
- the rpsI gene encoding 30S ribosomal protein S9 has protein sequence MTSTENETPEVVEATEATETGAVATSETPVATSETPVATSESEAAPRPSRAAGGNAQTVGRRKEAVVRVRVVPGTGEFKLNGRTLEEYFPNKVHQQLIKDPLVLVEKPDSFDIFANLHGGGVSGQAGALRLAIARALIEVDADDRPALKKAGFLTRDARATERKKYGLKKARKAPQYSKR, from the coding sequence GTGACCAGCACCGAGAACGAGACCCCCGAGGTCGTCGAGGCCACCGAGGCGACCGAGACCGGCGCCGTGGCCACCAGCGAGACCCCGGTCGCCACGAGCGAGACCCCGGTCGCGACCAGCGAGTCGGAAGCCGCGCCGCGCCCGTCGCGTGCCGCCGGCGGCAACGCGCAGACCGTCGGCCGCCGCAAGGAAGCCGTCGTCCGCGTCCGGGTCGTCCCGGGCACCGGCGAGTTCAAGCTCAACGGCCGCACCCTCGAGGAGTACTTCCCGAACAAGGTGCACCAGCAGCTCATCAAGGACCCGCTGGTCCTGGTCGAGAAGCCGGACTCGTTCGACATCTTCGCCAACCTCCACGGTGGCGGCGTCTCGGGTCAGGCCGGCGCGCTGCGCCTGGCGATCGCCCGTGCGCTCATCGAGGTCGACGCCGACGACCGCCCGGCCCTCAAGAAGGCCGGCTTTCTGACCCGTGACGCGCGCGCCACGGAGCGGAAGAAGTACGGCCTCAAGAAGGCCCGCAAGGCCCCGCAGTACAGCAAGCGCTGA
- the rplM gene encoding 50S ribosomal protein L13 has translation MPTYSPKPGDVTRAWHVIDAEDVVLGRLATEVATLLRGKHKPTYAPHVDTGDFVIIVNAEKVALTGNKREQKFAYRHSGYPGGLRKRSFGELLDTKPEHLVEKVVKGMLPKNKLGRAQAKKLKVYAGPQHPHTAQQPQVREITKIAQVAQ, from the coding sequence TTGCCCACGTACAGCCCCAAGCCCGGCGACGTCACTCGTGCCTGGCACGTGATCGACGCCGAGGATGTCGTGCTCGGCCGGCTCGCGACCGAGGTCGCCACGCTGCTGCGCGGCAAGCACAAGCCGACCTACGCCCCGCACGTGGACACCGGTGACTTCGTCATCATCGTCAACGCCGAGAAGGTCGCGCTCACCGGAAACAAGCGCGAGCAGAAGTTCGCGTACCGGCACAGCGGTTACCCGGGCGGTCTGCGGAAGCGCTCGTTCGGCGAGCTGCTGGACACCAAGCCCGAACACCTTGTCGAAAAGGTCGTCAAGGGCATGCTGCCGAAGAACAAGCTCGGCCGCGCCCAGGCGAAGAAGCTCAAGGTGTACGCCGGCCCGCAGCACCCGCACACCGCGCAGCAGCCGCAGGTGCGCGAGATCACCAAGATCGCGCAGGTCGCGCAGTGA
- a CDS encoding DUF4333 domain-containing protein, which yields MTQPPDQQQPQWWQPPQNQQPNQPAWQPEQQATGPHAGQWQQQGDPGTGSYTGQWNQGQQPGTTGSFSGPWQPGAPAPWQPPSQPTPQQPGTPGGGWPAQPAPGPGQPGQQYGGGFQPTQYGGLGAFAAEPGKKPKSKKPVLIAGAAVLVLVLGGGAAWLLGAFRGDVLEQQSLQDGVVKVLNENYGEPDVKNAQCPANEAAENGTTFDCTVTIGGQAKKVTVRVLNDRPEYEVGAPH from the coding sequence ATGACCCAGCCGCCGGACCAGCAGCAGCCGCAGTGGTGGCAGCCGCCGCAGAACCAGCAGCCGAACCAGCCCGCGTGGCAGCCGGAGCAGCAGGCGACCGGCCCGCACGCCGGGCAGTGGCAGCAGCAGGGCGACCCGGGCACGGGTTCCTACACCGGCCAGTGGAACCAGGGGCAGCAGCCCGGCACCACCGGGTCGTTCTCGGGACCGTGGCAGCCGGGCGCGCCCGCGCCGTGGCAGCCGCCGTCCCAGCCGACGCCGCAGCAGCCGGGTACGCCCGGCGGTGGCTGGCCGGCCCAACCCGCGCCGGGCCCGGGCCAGCCCGGTCAGCAGTACGGCGGTGGGTTCCAGCCGACGCAGTACGGCGGGCTCGGCGCGTTCGCGGCGGAACCGGGGAAGAAACCGAAGTCCAAGAAGCCGGTGCTGATCGCGGGCGCGGCCGTCCTGGTGCTCGTGCTCGGTGGCGGCGCGGCGTGGCTGCTGGGCGCGTTCCGCGGCGACGTCCTCGAGCAACAGTCCCTTCAGGACGGTGTGGTCAAGGTCCTCAACGAGAACTACGGCGAGCCGGACGTGAAGAACGCGCAGTGCCCGGCGAACGAAGCCGCCGAGAACGGCACGACTTTCGACTGCACCGTCACGATCGGCGGGCAGGCCAAGAAGGTGACCGTGCGGGTGCTCAACGACCGGCCGGAGTACGAAGTCGGCGCCCCGCACTGA
- a CDS encoding WXG100 family type VII secretion target yields MPDGAGIVVNYATIHAAAEDCSTTGNELQQAFDRLKDDLKPLVTTWTGAAKDQYDQAQRNWDQKFEDLKQVLAQIAAALPQIADGYQSTDKAVEGLF; encoded by the coding sequence ATGCCTGATGGCGCCGGCATTGTCGTCAATTACGCCACCATCCACGCGGCCGCCGAAGACTGCAGCACCACCGGCAACGAGCTGCAGCAGGCGTTCGACCGCCTGAAGGACGACCTCAAGCCGCTGGTCACCACCTGGACCGGTGCCGCGAAGGACCAGTACGACCAGGCCCAGCGCAACTGGGACCAGAAGTTCGAGGACCTGAAGCAGGTTCTGGCGCAGATCGCCGCCGCCCTGCCGCAGATCGCCGACGGCTACCAGAGCACGGACAAGGCCGTCGAGGGCCTGTTCTGA
- a CDS encoding WXG100 family type VII secretion target gives MTVGFQGTPAQFTEAEGRVTEVRASMDANLSTLRDRIEATRAGWQGEAQKAFDHVMQRFDEDARGMNQALQKIAELLKEAGSKYERSEQQQQEIMQAVNRGFDRLG, from the coding sequence ATGACTGTCGGATTCCAGGGAACACCGGCTCAGTTCACCGAGGCCGAAGGCCGCGTCACCGAGGTTCGCGCCTCGATGGACGCCAACCTCTCGACGCTGCGCGACCGCATCGAGGCCACCCGCGCCGGCTGGCAGGGCGAGGCGCAGAAGGCGTTCGACCACGTCATGCAGCGCTTCGACGAGGACGCCCGCGGCATGAACCAGGCCCTGCAGAAGATCGCGGAGCTGCTCAAGGAAGCCGGCTCGAAGTACGAGCGCTCCGAGCAGCAGCAGCAGGAGATCATGCAGGCCGTCAACCGCGGCTTCGACCGGCTCGGCTGA
- a CDS encoding type VII secretion-associated protein — MTVRVAVDFGTSSTCVVASVNGREPQVVVIDGQPLMSSAVFAAADGTLFVGQEAERQAAVDPSRYEPNPKRRIDEGELLLGDSVLRVTDVVHAVLGRAVAEARRLAGDAEVDLLVLTHPADWGAIRTRLLRQAAGGLAREVALVPEPVAAAVYHAATFAPQDVTNDRTVEFSGRPGDALAVLDLGGGTVDVSVVRRLPPDTARDRAGRPQRGGFQVLATRGDPAFGGADIDQALLEHVGSLVGAADPDAWRQLVEGRELVDRRRRRVLRQDVRGAKETLSRHAYTDVPMPPPFADAHVTREDLERLIGAPLGRAVELTVAAIGDAGLRPKQLTAIFLVGGSSRIPMISRLVHERTGVVPTSLDQPETVVARGALRAVLVDPDRTGALPGETMARLGAVPGGAHSPAAQRTEVVRPGDVAPRPAPPRTPPAPGGFPNRPVPPPSPPRGQPAARPWTPPAGQPGPSSGPGRPAPEPPAKNKRKLWGVAGIAVVVVAALVVAGFFLFKGSGDDAASGRTLSQYDFKFVSPPDWVQTDDRVADRQVVIHPQESRDGNDLLVAQEYVMDYDATADPQKLVDELKRGADADTERWSGFTPSLSYAGRTVIGYHESKPGRSDLQVDWYVVAKGKVRVHIGCQYATAQLRDRVAVACTQAVSTVEILN; from the coding sequence GTGACGGTCCGGGTTGCGGTGGACTTCGGGACATCGAGCACCTGCGTCGTCGCCTCGGTGAACGGGCGCGAGCCGCAGGTCGTGGTCATCGACGGCCAGCCGCTGATGTCCTCGGCGGTGTTCGCGGCCGCGGACGGCACGCTGTTCGTCGGCCAGGAGGCCGAACGGCAGGCGGCGGTCGACCCGTCGCGGTACGAGCCGAACCCGAAGCGCCGGATCGACGAAGGCGAGCTGCTCCTCGGGGACAGCGTCCTGCGGGTGACCGACGTCGTGCACGCTGTCCTGGGGCGCGCGGTGGCCGAGGCACGCCGCCTCGCCGGGGACGCCGAGGTCGACCTGCTGGTGCTCACCCACCCCGCGGACTGGGGCGCGATCCGCACCCGGCTGCTGCGGCAGGCGGCGGGCGGGCTGGCGCGCGAGGTCGCGCTGGTGCCCGAGCCGGTCGCGGCAGCGGTCTACCACGCGGCGACGTTCGCGCCGCAGGACGTGACGAACGACCGCACCGTCGAGTTCAGCGGCCGCCCCGGCGACGCGCTCGCGGTGCTGGACCTCGGCGGCGGCACGGTCGACGTCAGCGTGGTCCGGCGGCTGCCGCCGGACACCGCGCGGGACCGCGCCGGCCGTCCGCAGCGCGGCGGCTTCCAGGTGCTCGCCACCCGGGGCGACCCGGCCTTCGGCGGCGCGGACATCGACCAGGCGCTGCTGGAGCACGTCGGCTCGCTGGTCGGCGCGGCGGACCCGGACGCGTGGCGCCAGCTCGTCGAAGGGCGCGAGCTGGTCGACCGGCGCCGCCGCCGTGTGCTGCGCCAAGACGTCCGGGGCGCCAAGGAAACACTCTCGCGGCACGCCTACACGGACGTGCCGATGCCGCCGCCGTTCGCCGACGCGCACGTCACCCGCGAGGACCTGGAGCGGCTGATCGGCGCGCCGCTGGGCCGCGCGGTGGAACTGACCGTCGCGGCCATCGGCGACGCGGGGCTGCGGCCGAAGCAGCTCACGGCGATCTTCCTGGTCGGCGGGTCGAGCCGGATCCCGATGATCTCGCGGCTGGTGCACGAGCGCACCGGCGTCGTGCCGACGAGCCTCGACCAGCCCGAGACGGTCGTGGCGCGCGGCGCGCTGCGGGCGGTGCTGGTGGACCCGGACCGCACCGGCGCCCTCCCCGGCGAAACGATGGCGCGGCTCGGCGCGGTACCGGGCGGCGCGCACAGCCCCGCCGCGCAGCGCACGGAGGTCGTCCGGCCCGGCGACGTCGCCCCGCGCCCCGCCCCGCCGCGCACCCCGCCCGCCCCGGGCGGGTTCCCGAACCGTCCGGTGCCCCCGCCGTCGCCGCCCCGCGGCCAGCCGGCGGCCCGGCCGTGGACCCCGCCCGCCGGGCAGCCGGGCCCGTCGTCCGGCCCCGGCCGTCCCGCGCCCGAACCACCCGCGAAGAACAAGCGGAAGCTGTGGGGGGTCGCCGGGATCGCGGTGGTCGTGGTGGCCGCGCTCGTCGTCGCCGGCTTCTTCCTCTTCAAGGGCTCCGGGGACGACGCCGCGAGCGGCCGCACGCTCTCGCAGTACGACTTCAAGTTCGTCTCGCCGCCGGACTGGGTCCAGACCGACGACCGGGTCGCCGACCGGCAGGTCGTGATCCACCCGCAGGAATCCCGCGACGGCAACGACTTGCTGGTCGCGCAGGAATACGTGATGGACTACGACGCGACCGCCGATCCGCAGAAGCTGGTCGACGAGCTCAAGCGCGGCGCGGACGCCGACACCGAGCGCTGGAGCGGGTTCACCCCGAGCCTGTCCTACGCCGGCCGGACCGTGATCGGTTACCACGAAAGCAAACCGGGCCGATCGGATCTCCAGGTCGACTGGTACGTCGTGGCGAAGGGCAAGGTGCGCGTGCACATCGGCTGCCAGTACGCCACCGCCCAGCTGCGGGACCGGGTCGCCGTCGCGTGCACGCAAGCCGTGTCCACGGTCGAAATCCTCAACTGA